Proteins from a single region of Amblyomma americanum isolate KBUSLIRL-KWMA chromosome 10, ASM5285725v1, whole genome shotgun sequence:
- the LOC144106445 gene encoding immunoglobulin superfamily DCC subclass member 4-like has translation MEAPVSGGVGGTPAGTSSTSQGSAGSGGFQVSTSPLSKLNAGRYAAEGLYVPRSFECDVIGSRPHSNVTWFLDGHPLGEHLSHTRHEGNITKSVLLLPAREHAGKLLECRSSNSYLPRGRREFSRYLAVDLSDKPEVSLKLGAGLNASHITEGTDVYMECSVLAPSRIGDVTWLHDGQELQDAPAEGKLITSRYLVMRRVNPSHSGSYSCRVNGAAGDNIESAAFHLRVKYSPKCDPDEEQMLHVERDAVVNVTCNVKADPRDGLRYFWLLENQTHISNASKKSKEGPRRKQSSRPLMTFSSYLEVVANDSLFEAVLACWAENAVGMQKKPCRFTFTHKGEHSSGLTCTVGNYTDTSFSLLCLMPPGENGTTSTRDPRPLLVEVLAAGQQERSERSFWGPDLGAPVFVTGLLPSTDYLVVVRLPPDASFRTYVRTLGLAQTLKGRDDLTRSTQPGLWNTTLSIVVLTCAVAAALAALLGIYLVHAFKERWKKTRRSSTDFGNSAKAKDADSLYIRDQKSYVTAAECC, from the exons ATGGAAGCCCCCGTCTCTGGAGGTGTAGGTGGGACGCCGGCTGGGACATCGTCCACATCTCAAGGATCAGCTGGATCCGGTGGCTTTCAAGTGTCTACTTCTCCGCTCTCAAAGCTTAACGCCGGGCGGTATGCGGCCGAAGGCCTCTACGTTCCTCGCAGCTTCGAGTGTGACGTGATTGGCAGCCGTCCGCACTCCAACGTGACGTGGTTCTTGGACGGACACCCGTTGGGCGAGCACCTCAGTCACACTCGCCATGAAGGCAATATCACAAAAAGTGTGCTTCTCCTGCCAGCTCGAGAGCATGCGGGAAAGTTGCTCGAGTGTCGCTCCTCGAACAGCTACCTGCCGAGAGGTCGGCGCGAGTTCAGTCGCTACCTGGCGGTTGACCTTTCAG ACAAACCGGAAGTAAGCCTCAAGCTAGGGGCGGGCCTCAACGCCAGCCACATCACCGAGGGCACCGATGTCTACATGGAGTGCTCAGTCCTTGCACCCTCTAGAATCGGTGACGTCACTTGGCTCCATGACGGCCAGGAGCTCCAAGACGCTCCTGCCGAGGGCAAGCTGATAACATCGCGCTACTTGGTGATGCGCCGAGTCAATCCAAGCCACTCTGGAAGCTACTCCTGCCGAGTCAACGGGGCCGCCGGCGATAACATCGAAAGCGCCGCGTTTCATCTTCGCGTAAAAT ATTCACCCAAATGTGATCCGGATGAAGAGCAGATGCTTCACGTGGAAAGGGACGCGGTCGTCAACGTTACATGCAACGTTAAGGCAGACCCCAGAGACGGTTTACGCTATTTTTGGCTTCTGGAGAACCAGACACACATTTCGAACGCCTCTAAGAAGAGTAAAGAGGGTCCTCGTCGAAAACAGAGCTCAAGGCCCCTCATGACGTTCTCAAGCTACCTGGAGGTCGTCGCCAACGATTCCCTCTTCGAAGCCGTCCTCGCATGCTGGGCAGAGAACGCCGTGGGAATGCAGAAGAAGCCATGCCGCTTCACCTTCACGCATAAGG GCGAGCATTCATCTGGACTTACATGCACCGTGGGCAACTACACGGACACGTCATTCTCGCTGCTCTGCTTAATGCCCCCTGGAGAGAATGGAACGACTTCGACGCGAGATCCACGGCCGCTCCTGGTGGAGGTCCTTGCCGCCGGGCAACAGGAGAGGTCCGAGCGCAGCTTCTGGGGTCCTGATCTGGGCGCTCCAGTATTCGTGACGGGGCTGCTACCTTCCACCGACTACCTGGTAGTGGTACGACTACCTCCCGATGCCAGCTTTCGCACCTACGTCCGCACCCTCGGCCTGGCACAGACTCTTAAAGGACGAGACG ACCTGACAAGGAGCACGCAGCCAGGCCTTTGGAACACGACGCTGAGCATCGTGGTACTGACGTgcgccgtggcggccgcattggcgGCCCTCCTCGGGATCTACCTTGTCCACGCCTTCAAGGAGCGATGGAAGAAAACAAGGCGTTCATCGACAGACTTCGGCAACAGTGCCAAAGCGAAAGACGCCGACTCATTGTACATCCGCGACCAGAAGTCGTACGTCACAGCGGCCGAGTGCTGCTGA
- the LOC144108127 gene encoding uncharacterized protein LOC144108127, protein MSIRSDLEPWRRERDNMRRHQSYLEFVHRYVVVVVAHDNATEIHTVGDVDAVVHQVIATEETVLAAASAIPQEDPEQYYTMVNLTVRNGSSSPSSPLDNLVEVAVGHPAMLAYYDFLLGRVPAPDLAAYVTWETVRQLGPLADLKLSHGTASRSCFEAVYRLMPYPSVLPYLEELDSSRGWEEAELVFRDVAEALIGFMKRRGIAIWSHNTSFSLGLPTGRQLDALYGELQVEEASTQRPFLDMYVATLAHVRSKEVFAIAQGEPHYVLPPPQTRKVQVTPSGKGLVPVTWLLPPRFGADMPPALNYGGLGLGLTKALARASPSFVLDNAWLECLAGLEPRADLQAEDFALARQALATEVEVEFADQHSELARPLVLPGLEYMSEEMLFFVGACVSLCARGDAQAPHRCNVAARNSARFATAFHCPAGSYMNPRERCPYPNRTRIG, encoded by the exons ATGAGCATTCGTTCGGACTTGGAACCCTGGCGGCGCGAAAGAGATAACATGCGCCGTCACCAATCCTACTTGGAATTCGTACACCGATACGTCGTCGTCGTTGTGGCCCAC GATAACGCGACAGAAATACACACGGTCGGCGACGTGGACGCCGTAGTGCACCAGGTCATAGCCACGGAAGAGACAGTGCTTGCCGCAGCCTCGGCCATACCCCAGGAAGACCCCGAGCAGTACTACACCATGGTTAACCTCACGGTGCGCAACGGTTCATCCTCACCGTCATCGCCACTGGACAACCTCGTCGAGGTGGCCGTGGGTCACCCTGCCATGCTGGCCTACTACGACTTCTTGTTGGGCAGGGTTCCAGCGCCAGATCTAGCGGCCTATGTCACCTGGGAGACCGTACGGCAGCTTGGACCGCTGGCGGACCTCAA GCTTTCGCACGGCACTGCAAGCAGGAGTTGCTTCGAGGCCGTCTACCGCCTGATGCCTTACCCCAGTGTGCTGCCATACTTGGAGGAGCTCGATTCCTCCAGAGGCTGGGAAGAGGCGGAACTGGTCTTCCGGGACGTCGCAGAGGCTCTCATCGGCTTCATGAAGAGGCGAGGCATAGCGATCTGGTCCCA CAACACCAGCTTCAGCCTGGGTCTGCCCACTGGGAGACAGCTTGATGCATTGTACGGTGAGCTTCAAGTGGAGGAGGCGTCGACACAGAGGCCCTTCTTGGACATGTACGTGGCGACCCTCGCCCATGTCCGCAGCAAGGAAGTCTTCGCCATCGCCCAAGGAGAGCCGCACTATGTGCTCCCACCTCCACAGACTAGGAAAGTACAG GTCACACCCAGCGGCAAGGGACTGGTTCCTGTGACATGGCTGCTACCACCTCGCTTCGGCGCTGACATGCCTCCCGCGCTCAACTATGGTGGCCTCGGACTAGGTCTGACCAAAGCCCTGGCCAGGGCATCGCCCTCCTTCGTCCTCGACAACGCCTGGCTCGAGTGCTTGGCGGGGCTCGAGCCGCGTGCGGACCTCCAGGCCGAGGACTTCGCCCTGGCTCGCCAGGCGCTCGCCACAGAGGTCGAGGTAGAGTTCGCGGACCAGCACTCGGAGCTGGCGCGGCCGCTGGTGCTGCCAGGCTTGGAGTACATGAGCGAAGAGATGCTCTTCTTCGTCGGTGCCTGCGTCAGTCTGTGCGCCAGGGGCGATGCCCAGGCCCCTCACCGGTGCAACGTGGCTGCACGGAACTCGGCCCGCTTcgccactgctttccactgtccCGCGGGGTCGTACATGAATCCCCGAGAGCGTTGTCCGTACCCTAACCGGACCCGGATAGGGTAG
- the LOC144108129 gene encoding uncharacterized protein LOC144108129: MDFRLTEPRLTPQQQTFLARAGIILLVVIVVMATLALVLTRSRREVSPPALAFPAPRRLRGPTQLCNATLVPSGRNFAEGGGNPCDDFYSYVCSGWLHKPSFVSAHHSQMTLLSWRARSKLKNMAHGMKAAGTNTRPTAVHEDTANNSCWKAAALYNECLKATMDHRADALAAFLRDVGLGFSVHVRNPVTLALELDPYYNIKAR; encoded by the exons ATGGACTTCCGGTTGACGGAGCCTCGCCTGACCCCCCAGCAGCAGACGTTCCTGGCACGAGCGGGGATCATTCTGCTCGTCGTCATCGTCGTGATGGCTACTCTCGCCCTGGTGCTCACGCGCAGTCGCCGCGAGGtgtcgcctccggcgctggctttCCCTGCTCCACGGCGACTGCGCGGCCCCACGCAGCTCTGCAACGCCACCCTCGTGCCGTCTGGCCGCAACTTCGCTGAAG GTGGTGGCAACCCCTGTGACGACTTCTATTCTTACGTGTGCTCGGGTTGGTTGCACAAGCCGTCCTTCGTGAGTGCCCACCACTCCCAGATGACGCTGCTTTCCTGGCGGGCCCGCTCTAAACTCAAGAACATGGCGCATGGCATGAAGGCGGCCGGCACCAACACAAG GCCTACTGCTGTGCATGAGGACACGGCCAATAACAGCTGCTGGAAGGCGGCAGCCCTGTACAACGAGTGCCTCAAAGCCACCATGGACCACCGCGCCGATGCCCTGGCTGCCTTCCTCAGGGACGTGGGCTTGGGGTTCAGCGTCCACGTCAGGAACCCCGTAACGCTGGCGCTGGAGCTGGACCCCTACTACAATATCAAGGCACGATAA